The following proteins are co-located in the Pseudomonas cavernae genome:
- a CDS encoding PaaI family thioesterase: MSAMDLSSPAVPAGFVPMLRADGRAGFVQNCCGMYINHATGEIAARILGEHLNPLNIAHGGFLATLADTAFGAFIRVQAGFELPPATVELSMDYLSPARPGQWIAARVDIHKIGRTLCNASLSLMDGERLVARAKGTFIANTQSLHAPVSASQQS; the protein is encoded by the coding sequence ATGAGCGCCATGGATCTTTCCAGCCCTGCCGTCCCGGCGGGCTTCGTGCCGATGCTCCGCGCGGACGGCCGAGCCGGTTTCGTGCAGAACTGCTGCGGGATGTACATCAACCACGCCACCGGCGAGATTGCCGCGCGCATCCTGGGCGAGCATCTCAATCCGCTGAACATCGCCCACGGCGGCTTCCTCGCCACTCTGGCGGATACCGCGTTTGGCGCGTTCATCCGCGTGCAGGCCGGCTTCGAGCTGCCGCCGGCCACCGTCGAGCTGAGCATGGACTATCTCAGTCCGGCGCGGCCCGGGCAGTGGATCGCGGCGCGGGTGGACATCCACAAGATCGGCCGCACGCTGTGCAATGCCAGCCTCAGCCTGATGGACGGCGAGCGCCTGGTGGCGCGCGCCAAGGGCACCTTCATCGCCAACACGCAGAGCCTGCATGCGCCGGTCTCTGCGTCCCAGCAATCTTGA
- a CDS encoding Zn-ribbon domain-containing OB-fold protein, with the protein MAANEQTSAAAPGPEAQYQNFLQQGRFMLQRSQSTGRYVFYPRVLIPGTGETDLEWVDAKGSGTIYAITVNRARTGSHNVALIDLDEGVRMMSRIEGVETAPIGSRVKARIIEVDGVAGVVFDLMGDKA; encoded by the coding sequence ATGGCCGCGAATGAACAGACCAGCGCCGCAGCCCCTGGGCCCGAGGCGCAGTACCAGAACTTCCTGCAACAGGGCCGTTTCATGCTGCAGCGCAGCCAGTCCACCGGTCGCTACGTGTTCTACCCGCGCGTACTGATCCCGGGGACCGGTGAAACCGATCTGGAATGGGTCGACGCCAAGGGCTCCGGCACCATCTACGCGATCACCGTCAACCGGGCGCGCACCGGCAGCCATAACGTGGCGCTGATCGATCTGGACGAGGGCGTGCGCATGATGTCGCGCATCGAGGGCGTGGAAACGGCTCCGATCGGCAGCCGGGTCAAGGCACGGATCATCGAGGTGGACGGCGTGGCCGGTGTGGTGTTCGATCTGATGGGAGACAAGGCATGA
- a CDS encoding thiolase, whose protein sequence is MNQAIRGKTAIVGVGTAGCGEAHGFSPIELLGQASLKAIADAGLKLSDIDGVFAATSSHAFPTLSVCEYLGIKPKYVDGTNVGGSSFEMHLLQATLALEAGLCNAALICYGSNQRTAGGRLVSMSEPQWHETFYKPRHPITSYSLAASRHMHQFGTTREQLAEVAVAARGWANLNPEAFARGPLSIADVMASRMVSDPLSSADCCLVTDGGGACVLVRAERARDLPNKPVYFLGAAGAQWHRSIQAMPDLTVTAASESCPRAMEMAGVSHADVDLVMLYDAFTINTILFLEDLGFCPKGEGGRFVEGGAIAPGGKLAVNTNGGGLSCVHPGMYGMFLIVESVRQIRGEAGERQLKQCDIALLHGNGGTLSSQVTAFLGSAAAL, encoded by the coding sequence ATGAACCAGGCAATCCGCGGCAAGACCGCCATCGTCGGTGTCGGCACGGCCGGCTGTGGCGAGGCCCATGGCTTCAGCCCCATCGAACTGCTCGGCCAGGCCTCGCTGAAGGCCATCGCCGACGCCGGCCTCAAGCTCTCCGACATCGACGGCGTGTTCGCCGCCACCAGCTCGCACGCCTTCCCGACCCTCTCGGTGTGCGAATACCTGGGGATCAAGCCGAAGTACGTCGACGGCACCAACGTCGGCGGCTCCAGCTTCGAGATGCACCTGCTGCAGGCGACCCTGGCCCTGGAAGCCGGCCTATGCAACGCCGCGCTGATCTGCTACGGCTCCAACCAGCGCACCGCCGGCGGCCGCCTGGTGTCGATGAGCGAACCGCAGTGGCACGAGACGTTCTACAAGCCGCGCCACCCGATCACCTCCTACTCGCTGGCGGCCAGCCGCCACATGCACCAGTTCGGCACCACCCGTGAGCAGCTCGCCGAAGTGGCGGTGGCCGCGCGCGGTTGGGCCAACCTCAACCCCGAGGCCTTCGCCCGCGGCCCGTTGAGCATCGCCGACGTGATGGCCAGCCGTATGGTCAGCGACCCGCTGAGCTCGGCCGACTGCTGCCTGGTCACCGACGGCGGCGGCGCCTGCGTGCTGGTGCGCGCCGAGCGCGCCCGCGACCTGCCGAACAAGCCGGTGTACTTCCTCGGTGCCGCCGGGGCGCAGTGGCATCGTTCGATCCAGGCGATGCCCGACCTGACCGTCACCGCCGCCTCGGAAAGCTGCCCGCGGGCAATGGAAATGGCCGGCGTCAGCCACGCCGACGTCGACCTGGTGATGCTCTACGACGCCTTCACCATCAACACCATCCTGTTCCTCGAAGACCTCGGTTTCTGTCCGAAGGGCGAGGGCGGGCGTTTCGTCGAAGGCGGCGCCATCGCCCCCGGCGGCAAACTGGCGGTGAACACCAACGGCGGCGGCCTGTCCTGCGTGCATCCGGGCATGTACGGCATGTTCCTGATCGTCGAGTCGGTGCGGCAGATCCGTGGCGAGGCCGGTGAGCGCCAGCTCAAGCAGTGCGACATCGCCCTGCTGCACGGCAACGGCGGCACCCTGTCGAGCCAGGTCACCGCCTTCCTCGGCAGCGCAGCGGCGCTTTGA